One segment of Candidatus Melainabacteria bacterium RIFOXYA2_FULL_32_9 DNA contains the following:
- a CDS encoding NADH dehydrogenase yields the protein MAKLEHDRTEELMEQQRKFNKVNEIIRKYEYKKSNLIAILQKVQEEYRYLPEEILTYIATTMGISPASVYGVATFYSQFSLNPKGKYEIKVCDGTACHVRKSMPVLNAIREKLSLNNGKITTDDLKFSVETVSCLGACGLAPVVVINEKVYPQMTPDAIKLIIDELQKREEC from the coding sequence ATGGCAAAACTAGAGCACGATAGAACAGAAGAATTGATGGAACAGCAAAGAAAATTTAACAAAGTTAATGAGATTATTCGTAAATACGAATATAAAAAATCAAATTTAATAGCAATTTTGCAGAAAGTGCAAGAAGAATATCGTTATTTACCGGAAGAGATTTTAACGTATATTGCAACAACAATGGGAATTTCACCGGCAAGTGTATATGGTGTTGCAACTTTCTATAGCCAATTTAGCTTAAATCCGAAAGGAAAATACGAAATTAAGGTTTGTGATGGTACAGCGTGTCATGTAAGAAAAAGCATGCCTGTATTAAATGCCATTAGAGAGAAATTAAGCTTAAATAACGGAAAAATAACTACAGATGACCTTAAATTTAGTGTTGAAACTGTGAGTTGTCTGGGTGCTTGTGGGCTTGCTCCTGTAGTAGTGATTAATGAAAAAGTATATCCACAAATGACACCGGACGCTATCAAGCTCATTATTGATGAGCTTCAAAAGAGAGAAGAATGCTAA